The proteins below come from a single Odontesthes bonariensis isolate fOdoBon6 chromosome 18, fOdoBon6.hap1, whole genome shotgun sequence genomic window:
- the LOC142368183 gene encoding tripartite motif-containing protein 16-like codes for MFPCSLPFRPPADDGCNQPEQQLEAIHRSADKTVEHSQKIFNELIRLLQKRSSDVKQQIRSQQEAEGSRVKELQEKLEQEITELKRKDAELKQISHTEDHSQFLHSCPSVAALSESPHSSSIKIRLLRHFEDVTAAVSELRDKLQDILTEEWTNISLRVTEVDVLLPQPEPEPTSRAGFLRYSCEMTLDPNTAHRELLLSEGNRKVTFMDQPQSYSHHPDRFTGCSQVLSRESLTGRCYWEVEMGGGGVGVAVAYKNISRGGGSECGFGCNDKSWSLHCYLDCYTFWYNNISTSISGPLSSRVGVYLDHRAGILSFYSVSGTMTLLHRVQTTFTQPLCAGIKLYYSRSSAELCKME; via the exons atgtttccttgttccctccccttcagaCCTCCAGCTGATGATGGGTGTAACCAACCCGAG cagcagctggaggccatccatcggtctgctgataaaacagtggagcacagccagaagatcttcaatgagctgatccgtctcctccagaaaagaagctctgatgtgaagcagcagatcagatcccagcaggaagctgaagggagtcgagtcaaagagcttcaggagaagctggagcaggagatcactgagctgaagaggaaagatgctgagctgaagcagatctcacacacagaggatcacagccagtttctgcacagctgcccctcagtggcagcactcagTGAGTCTccacactcatccagcatcaaGATCCGTcttctgaggcactttgaggatgtgacagcagctgtgtcagagctcagagataaactacaggacatcctgacagaggaatggaccaacatctcactgagagtcactgaagtggatgttttactgccacaaccagaaccagaaccaacgagcagagctggattcttaagatattcatgtgaaatgacactggatccaaacacagcacacagagagctgttactgtcagaggggaacagaaaagtgacatttaTGGATCAACCTCAGTCTTATTCtcatcatccagacagattcactggATGTtctcaggtcctgagcagagagagtctgactggacgttgttactgggaggtggagatgggagggggaggagttggtgtagcagtcgcatacaagaacatcagcagaggaGGTGGGAGTGAATGTGGATTTGGAtgtaatgacaaatcttggtcATTACATTGTTACTTAGATTGTTATACATTTTGGTACAACAACATTTcaacctccatctcaggtcctctgtcctccagagtgggagtgtacctggatcacagagcaggtattctgtccttctacagcgtctctggaaccatgactctcctccacagagtccagaccacattcactcagccgctctgtgcTGGGATCAAGCTTTATTATTCTAGATCCTCAGCAGAGTTGTGTAAAATGGAATAA